The following are from one region of the Jatrophihabitans telluris genome:
- a CDS encoding glycosyltransferase family 87 protein translates to MDRAHRSRPELGRRGRSAVTAVAVLVAIEVLGVLALTNRVHHFRPVLTLLGPLFGCSLVLLAMLWRLRTRLSRRALTALLIGGCAVLQLAALAGNPVSSDDDYRYAWDGKVQLSGIDPYRYAPADQALSRLREDFLFPAADPCRHNVVPGGCSVINRPLVRTIYPPVAEASFALVRVLSFGGHGHHLPLQLAAGLGVLATTLLLIRSANRRGSPLWPVAAWALSPLVAIEATNNAHIDWLAALLAVLAMWSLREGRPLPAGLAIGAAFATKLYPGVLMVAVGRRPRRLVTAAAAATGVVALSYLPHVLAVGPKVLGYLPTYLSTESYASGQRYFIATWLVGGSAATKVALLAGVVGLTWLWWRADPRRPEETAVNATGLLLLVATPHYGWYALTLIALIAMSGRIEWLWTAFAPGLQYMSAEFPHWNPEVVKYYSYGIALVWLAVFSTGRRLATRRARPSREPVPASGDQPSPHSATAS, encoded by the coding sequence ATGGACCGAGCGCACCGGAGCCGACCCGAACTGGGTCGACGTGGGCGGAGCGCGGTCACTGCGGTAGCCGTCCTCGTCGCCATCGAGGTGCTCGGCGTCCTGGCGTTGACCAACCGGGTCCACCACTTCCGTCCCGTGCTGACCTTGCTGGGGCCGTTGTTCGGGTGCTCGCTCGTCCTGCTGGCGATGCTGTGGCGACTGCGGACGAGGTTGTCCCGGCGGGCCCTCACCGCGTTGCTGATCGGCGGCTGCGCCGTGCTGCAACTGGCCGCGTTGGCGGGCAACCCCGTCTCCAGCGACGACGACTACCGCTACGCCTGGGACGGCAAGGTGCAGCTGTCCGGCATCGATCCGTACCGGTACGCACCGGCGGATCAGGCGTTGTCCCGGCTGCGGGAGGACTTCCTGTTCCCAGCGGCAGACCCCTGCCGTCACAATGTCGTGCCTGGCGGCTGCTCGGTCATCAACCGCCCTCTGGTTCGCACGATCTATCCGCCGGTCGCCGAGGCCTCGTTCGCTCTGGTGCGCGTGCTGTCCTTCGGTGGTCACGGACACCATCTGCCGCTGCAACTCGCCGCCGGCCTCGGTGTACTGGCAACCACGCTGCTGCTGATCCGCAGCGCGAACCGACGCGGCTCACCGCTTTGGCCGGTGGCAGCGTGGGCGCTGAGCCCGCTCGTCGCGATCGAGGCGACCAACAACGCCCACATCGACTGGCTGGCCGCGCTGCTGGCGGTGCTCGCGATGTGGTCCCTACGCGAGGGCCGTCCGCTGCCGGCCGGGCTGGCCATCGGAGCGGCGTTCGCCACCAAGCTGTACCCGGGAGTGCTGATGGTCGCCGTCGGGCGTCGTCCGCGGCGTCTGGTCACAGCCGCGGCCGCGGCCACGGGCGTCGTGGCGCTGAGCTACCTTCCCCACGTGCTGGCCGTGGGCCCGAAGGTCCTGGGCTACCTGCCGACGTATCTGAGCACGGAGAGCTATGCCAGTGGACAGCGCTACTTCATCGCCACCTGGCTGGTCGGAGGTAGTGCGGCCACGAAGGTGGCGCTGCTCGCCGGCGTCGTCGGACTGACCTGGTTGTGGTGGCGAGCCGACCCGAGGCGGCCGGAGGAAACCGCGGTCAACGCGACGGGTCTGCTGCTGCTGGTGGCCACCCCGCACTACGGGTGGTACGCCCTGACCTTGATCGCGCTGATCGCGATGTCGGGGCGGATCGAATGGTTGTGGACGGCCTTTGCTCCGGGTCTGCAGTACATGTCGGCGGAGTTCCCGCACTGGAACCCCGAGGTCGTGAAGTACTACTCCTACGGGATCGCCCTGGTGTGGCTGGCCGTTTTCAGTACCGGGCGGAGGCTTGCCACGCGCCGGGCGAGGCCGTCAAGGGAGCCCGTACCCGCCAGCGGGGATCAGCCCAGCCCCCACTCCGCGACGGCGTCGTAG
- a CDS encoding molybdopterin-dependent oxidoreductase, whose translation MRSPITPLRDRLRGQAHDQAHGRLRQLLQRPPRGWPSFSSPLRSTAVTARLGRVLGIAFVVCFATGLLSHYQYHPWTWLPIPGAPVWGYRLTQGVHVITGIACIPLILVKLWSVFHQLFQWPPVRGLVHAAERGSVAILVASSVLQLITGLFNVLQFYPWPWDFVKVHYWLSWVIIGSLLLHVAVQLPKIREGLSTPVSRSNPGRQRTVLGTSKPGGLTRRGVLISAAGGVGLVVATTVGQVVPGLSRFALLAPRRPDRAPDEKLPVNKTARSAGVVSPAQSPDYHLTVDGARNFELSLAELEALVTEETTLPIACVEGWSKSAHWRGPRLLSLIERAGGSRASHVTVHSLQKGGYNSSTLTGSQLESALLATHLNGERLSLDHGYPLRLIAADRSGVLQTKWLTRIEVR comes from the coding sequence ATGCGCTCGCCCATCACGCCGTTGCGCGACCGGCTGCGCGGTCAGGCGCACGATCAGGCGCACGGTCGTTTGCGCCAGCTGTTGCAACGGCCACCGCGGGGCTGGCCGTCCTTCTCCTCACCGCTGCGCAGCACGGCGGTCACCGCTCGTCTCGGCCGTGTCCTCGGGATCGCGTTCGTGGTGTGTTTCGCCACCGGGCTGCTCAGCCACTACCAGTACCACCCCTGGACCTGGCTACCCATCCCCGGAGCCCCGGTGTGGGGCTACCGCCTGACCCAGGGCGTGCACGTCATCACCGGCATCGCCTGCATTCCGCTGATCCTGGTGAAACTCTGGTCGGTCTTCCACCAGCTGTTCCAGTGGCCGCCGGTGCGAGGCCTGGTTCATGCCGCCGAGCGCGGGTCGGTGGCGATTCTGGTGGCCAGCTCGGTACTGCAATTGATCACCGGCCTGTTCAACGTCCTGCAGTTCTATCCCTGGCCCTGGGACTTCGTGAAGGTGCACTACTGGTTGTCGTGGGTCATCATCGGATCGCTGTTGCTGCACGTCGCGGTCCAGCTGCCCAAGATCCGCGAGGGCCTGTCCACCCCGGTGTCGCGGAGCAACCCGGGTCGGCAACGGACGGTCCTCGGCACGTCCAAGCCGGGCGGCCTGACCCGGCGCGGAGTGTTGATCTCGGCCGCGGGCGGTGTCGGCCTCGTCGTGGCGACCACCGTCGGGCAGGTGGTACCCGGGCTGAGCCGGTTCGCCCTCCTGGCGCCGCGGCGACCTGATCGCGCGCCGGACGAGAAGCTACCGGTGAACAAGACTGCCCGCAGCGCCGGCGTCGTGTCTCCCGCACAATCGCCGGACTATCACCTGACCGTGGACGGAGCGCGCAACTTCGAACTGTCCCTGGCTGAGTTGGAAGCCCTGGTGACGGAGGAGACAACGTTGCCGATCGCCTGTGTCGAGGGCTGGAGCAAGTCCGCACACTGGCGCGGGCCTCGGCTGCTTTCCCTCATCGAGCGCGCCGGTGGTTCGCGGGCTTCGCACGTCACGGTCCACTCGCTGCAGAAGGGCGGCTACAACTCGTCCACCCTCACCGGCAGCCAGCTGGAATCCGCCTTGCTCGCCACCCACCTCAACGGTGAACGGCTGTCGCTGGACCACGGTTACCCGCTGCGGCTCATCGCGGCCGACCGGTCCGGCGTACTGCAGACGAAGTGGCTGACCCGGATCGAGGTGCGCTGA
- a CDS encoding methyltransferase domain-containing protein, translating into MRAGALAPYEGALAGSRPLGFIDGHGRVLPLAIQRYLAEADDADQTVLDRCLGPTLDVGCGPGRIVYALAAAGHAALGVDIAEAAVELTQGRGATALSRDVFERVPGEGRWPTVLLLDGNIGIGGDVTGLLGRVRRLMALQGSVIVEASTAEPGTDEVLVVRFAEAGRPVGPEFGWARVSVDVLVDRATTAGLDAVDYWSAGGRDFVRFERSTSMA; encoded by the coding sequence GTGAGGGCGGGCGCCCTTGCGCCGTACGAGGGGGCGCTGGCCGGATCGCGTCCGCTGGGATTCATCGATGGCCACGGTCGGGTTCTTCCGCTGGCTATCCAGCGTTACCTGGCTGAGGCCGATGATGCTGATCAGACGGTGCTCGACCGGTGTCTGGGACCGACTCTGGATGTCGGCTGCGGCCCGGGTCGAATCGTGTACGCCCTTGCCGCAGCGGGTCATGCCGCGCTCGGAGTGGACATTGCCGAGGCGGCGGTGGAACTCACGCAGGGACGTGGAGCGACCGCCCTGAGCCGTGATGTCTTCGAACGGGTTCCCGGCGAGGGTCGGTGGCCGACAGTCCTCCTGCTGGACGGCAACATCGGGATCGGCGGCGATGTCACCGGTCTGCTCGGCCGCGTGCGACGGCTGATGGCCTTGCAGGGCAGCGTGATCGTCGAGGCCAGCACCGCAGAGCCGGGCACCGATGAAGTGCTCGTGGTTCGCTTCGCCGAAGCCGGCCGGCCGGTGGGCCCGGAGTTCGGTTGGGCGAGGGTGTCGGTGGATGTGCTCGTCGACCGGGCCACCACCGCCGGGCTCGACGCCGTCGACTACTGGTCGGCCGGCGGCAGGGACTTCGTCCGCTTCGAACGCAGCACGTCGATGGCGTAG
- a CDS encoding TIGR04282 family arsenosugar biosynthesis glycosyltransferase, producing the protein MTGSMTGSMTGSMTAAVIGAGPAVVQRTPVADTVVVIAKQPLPGKVKTRLIGEFSPHEAAELAGEALNDTLAAVDGLAPRRVLLLDGDPGEWIPTGWQILQQSQGDLDERLSAGFDAIAAGWNAGPYGSTRHVAPGRVVLVGMDTPQLSGELDRLDLRNHDCALGLAEDGGFWAIAFADASVARSVIAGVPMSRPDTGAEQLCRLRQAGLRVQRLPVLRDVDEPADARAIALGHPHTRFARRWRALAGSSTGAAQTGAAQ; encoded by the coding sequence ATGACCGGCTCGATGACCGGCTCGATGACCGGCTCGATGACCGCAGCCGTCATCGGCGCCGGTCCCGCGGTCGTTCAGCGGACACCGGTGGCCGACACGGTTGTCGTCATCGCCAAACAACCGTTGCCGGGCAAGGTGAAAACCCGCCTCATCGGTGAGTTCAGTCCGCACGAGGCTGCTGAGCTGGCGGGCGAGGCGCTGAACGACACTTTGGCCGCGGTTGATGGTCTGGCGCCGCGCCGGGTGCTGCTGCTCGACGGCGATCCCGGCGAGTGGATCCCCACCGGTTGGCAGATCCTCCAGCAATCGCAGGGCGATCTCGATGAGCGGTTGTCCGCCGGCTTCGACGCGATCGCCGCCGGCTGGAACGCCGGGCCCTACGGTTCCACCCGCCACGTCGCCCCGGGGCGCGTGGTCCTGGTGGGGATGGATACCCCGCAGCTGTCCGGTGAGCTGGATCGACTCGACCTGCGAAACCACGATTGCGCGCTGGGCCTGGCCGAGGACGGTGGCTTCTGGGCCATCGCCTTCGCCGATGCGAGCGTGGCCCGCTCGGTCATCGCGGGCGTACCGATGTCGCGACCGGACACCGGTGCCGAGCAGTTGTGTCGGCTGCGTCAGGCGGGCCTGCGCGTTCAACGGCTGCCGGTGCTACGCGACGTGGACGAGCCCGCGGATGCACGGGCGATCGCACTGGGTCATCCGCATACCCGCTTCGCTCGCCGCTGGCGCGCGTTGGCCGGCAGCTCGACCGGTGCCGCCCAGACCGGTGCCGCCCAGTGA
- a CDS encoding glycosyltransferase family 2 protein: MIDLVLPCLDEAAALPGVLERVPAGVRPIVVDNGSADGSAELAARLGASVVSCAQRGYGAACHAGLSAATAEYVAFCDCDGSLDPADVPRLAAPIIEGRYDLVLGARRTTTLSAWPVHARVANRVLAHRVRSLTGVRIRDLGPLRVARREDLLELGQRDRRSGYPLETVLLAARAGWRIDSVDVHYAPRTGRSKVTGTVRGTLQAVKDMSAVMAR, translated from the coding sequence ATGATCGACTTGGTTCTGCCTTGTCTGGACGAGGCGGCCGCGCTGCCCGGCGTGCTGGAGCGGGTGCCGGCCGGCGTCCGGCCCATCGTCGTCGACAACGGCAGCGCCGACGGTAGCGCGGAGCTGGCCGCCCGGCTCGGCGCGAGCGTCGTGAGCTGTGCGCAGCGCGGTTACGGTGCGGCCTGCCACGCCGGTTTGTCGGCGGCCACCGCTGAGTATGTGGCCTTCTGTGACTGCGACGGATCGCTGGACCCCGCCGATGTCCCGCGCCTGGCCGCGCCGATCATCGAAGGCCGTTACGACCTCGTCCTCGGGGCCCGCCGGACGACGACCCTTTCGGCCTGGCCGGTCCATGCCCGGGTGGCCAACCGGGTGCTGGCGCATCGGGTCCGGTCTCTGACCGGCGTGCGCATTCGCGACCTCGGACCGCTGCGGGTAGCTCGACGGGAGGACCTGCTCGAGCTCGGACAACGCGATCGGCGCAGTGGCTACCCTTTGGAGACCGTGCTGCTGGCCGCCCGTGCCGGCTGGCGGATCGACTCCGTCGACGTCCACTACGCCCCGCGGACGGGACGCTCCAAGGTGACCGGCACGGTTCGCGGCACCCTGCAGGCGGTCAAGGACATGTCCGCGGTGATGGCTCGATGA
- a CDS encoding response regulator transcription factor, which produces MAAVLVVEDDPTVSEVVLSYLERAGHTAHGCSDGTRAAELLSGPDAGAIDLVVLDLMLPGLDGLEVCRRLRRSHPDLPVIMLTALGEEDDRIAGLEVGADDYVTKPFSPRELVLRVDSVLRRSAPAAASDPAPAILSIDDLVVDTAAHRVTKKGVELNLTVRELELLAFLMRNAGTAFTRSQLMEAVWGWTFGDQSTVTVHVRRVREKIENDPQKPTLIQTVWGVGYRMDAPDAA; this is translated from the coding sequence GTGGCCGCTGTGCTCGTCGTCGAGGACGACCCAACCGTGTCCGAGGTCGTGCTGTCCTACCTGGAACGCGCAGGTCACACCGCCCACGGCTGCAGCGACGGCACCCGCGCCGCGGAACTGCTCAGCGGCCCGGATGCAGGTGCCATCGACCTGGTCGTGCTCGACCTGATGCTTCCGGGGCTGGACGGGCTCGAGGTGTGCCGCCGGCTGCGCCGCAGTCACCCGGACCTTCCCGTGATCATGCTGACCGCGCTCGGCGAGGAGGACGACCGGATCGCCGGCCTGGAGGTTGGCGCCGACGACTACGTGACCAAGCCGTTCTCCCCGCGAGAACTCGTCCTGCGGGTGGACTCGGTGTTGCGGCGCAGCGCACCGGCTGCGGCTTCCGACCCTGCCCCCGCCATCCTCAGCATCGACGACCTCGTGGTCGACACCGCCGCACACCGGGTGACGAAGAAGGGCGTGGAGCTCAATCTGACCGTCCGAGAGCTTGAACTGCTCGCGTTCCTGATGCGCAACGCCGGTACCGCCTTCACCCGTAGCCAGCTGATGGAAGCGGTCTGGGGATGGACCTTCGGCGATCAGTCGACGGTCACCGTGCACGTGCGGCGGGTCCGGGAGAAGATCGAGAACGACCCGCAGAAGCCGACGTTGATCCAAACCGTGTGGGGAGTCGGCTACCGGATGGACGCACCGGACGCGGCATGA
- a CDS encoding sensor histidine kinase: MSTHHDLDILLTALLWALGGAAVAWILTWPLRRRSQRGELISVSVVATGASVAAVIGNTRAMFLSMDDEYATITVSLVAGVLAAMVASMSARRFARDKRSVQAAVEAIREGRLPTGGGRKLSGELQTLREQLDSTARTLTESREREQALEASRRELVAWVSHDLRTPLAGLRAMAEALEDGVASSPERYHKQIRIEVDRLSGMVDDLLEISRLQSRAPRARTDRVNLEDLISDVVAAVEPVATLQGVKLRGRTSTLAEVIGSSAELNRALTNLLVNAIRHTGPDGTVEISLRSPNESGATPALAQVAELIVRDQCGGIPEHDLDKVFEVGFRGEPARTPHSGLGAGAGLGLAITRGIVAAHDGSVQVCNTEGGCAFTVRLPLAA; encoded by the coding sequence ATGAGCACACACCACGATCTCGACATCCTGCTCACGGCGTTGCTGTGGGCTCTGGGGGGCGCCGCCGTCGCCTGGATCCTGACCTGGCCGTTACGGCGCCGCTCCCAACGGGGTGAGCTGATCTCGGTCTCCGTGGTGGCTACCGGGGCTTCGGTCGCCGCCGTCATCGGAAACACCCGCGCGATGTTCCTGTCGATGGACGACGAGTACGCCACCATCACGGTTTCGCTCGTCGCGGGCGTCCTCGCCGCCATGGTGGCCAGCATGTCGGCACGCCGCTTCGCCCGGGACAAGCGCAGTGTCCAAGCCGCGGTAGAGGCGATTCGGGAAGGACGATTGCCCACCGGTGGCGGCCGAAAGCTCAGTGGTGAGCTGCAGACGTTGCGCGAGCAGCTGGACTCCACCGCCCGTACCCTCACCGAATCCCGTGAGCGCGAGCAGGCCCTGGAAGCCTCCCGGCGCGAGTTGGTCGCCTGGGTCTCTCATGACCTGCGGACTCCGCTGGCCGGCCTGCGGGCGATGGCCGAGGCGCTCGAAGACGGCGTGGCGAGCTCGCCCGAGCGGTACCACAAGCAGATCCGGATCGAGGTCGACCGGCTGTCGGGGATGGTCGACGACCTCTTGGAGATTTCCCGGCTGCAATCGCGGGCGCCGCGTGCCCGCACCGATCGGGTCAACCTGGAGGACCTGATCTCTGACGTGGTCGCTGCGGTGGAGCCGGTAGCCACGCTGCAGGGTGTGAAGCTGCGAGGTCGGACGTCCACGCTCGCCGAAGTGATCGGTAGCTCCGCGGAGCTGAACCGCGCGCTCACGAATCTGCTCGTCAATGCCATCAGGCACACCGGCCCCGACGGCACGGTGGAGATATCGCTGCGTTCACCGAACGAATCCGGCGCGACTCCGGCGTTGGCGCAGGTGGCCGAACTCATCGTGCGGGACCAGTGTGGCGGCATTCCCGAGCATGATCTGGACAAGGTGTTCGAGGTCGGCTTCCGGGGCGAGCCCGCTCGCACGCCGCATTCCGGCCTGGGCGCGGGCGCCGGACTCGGGCTGGCCATCACCCGCGGCATCGTGGCCGCACACGACGGCAGCGTTCAGGTCTGCAACACCGAGGGCGGCTGCGCGTTCACCGTCCGCCTGCCCCTGGCTGCCTGA
- a CDS encoding NAD-dependent epimerase/dehydratase family protein, with the protein MRLLLTGGAGFIGRHVLARALARGHDVRVLDSLREDVHHGLAWAPPPGVELVVADVRDRPAVLPALSGVEAVIHLAAKVGLGVDVQDLPDYASSNDAGTASLLAAMATTGVGRLVLASSMVVYGEGLGHCAEHGPVAPGVREESALRRGQFDPPCPECGRTLGAQLVDEDAPIDPRNAYASSKFAQELYARNWARSTGGSVAALRYHNVYGPGMPSDTPYAGVAAIFTSALRRGQAPRVFEDGGQRRDFVHVRDIASATVAAAEAGVAGTRAYNVGSGTPRTVGEMATALAVALAGAAPVVTGEYRLGDVRHITADSSRARAELGWYPAEDFDAGMAELAHSR; encoded by the coding sequence ATGCGTCTGTTGCTGACCGGGGGAGCCGGTTTCATCGGCCGTCACGTGCTTGCCCGCGCCCTTGCGCGCGGCCATGACGTACGGGTACTGGATTCGCTGCGCGAGGACGTCCATCACGGCTTGGCGTGGGCGCCGCCGCCGGGGGTCGAACTCGTTGTGGCCGATGTGCGGGACCGCCCCGCGGTACTGCCTGCGCTGTCGGGCGTGGAGGCCGTGATCCACCTGGCGGCCAAGGTCGGTTTGGGGGTCGACGTGCAGGACCTGCCCGACTACGCCTCGTCCAACGATGCCGGAACAGCGAGTCTGCTGGCGGCGATGGCCACGACCGGAGTCGGCCGGCTGGTTCTGGCCAGTTCGATGGTTGTGTACGGAGAAGGCCTGGGGCACTGCGCGGAGCACGGGCCCGTGGCGCCTGGAGTGCGGGAGGAATCGGCGCTGCGGCGCGGGCAGTTCGACCCGCCGTGCCCGGAGTGCGGTCGGACTCTCGGCGCCCAACTCGTGGATGAGGACGCGCCGATCGATCCTCGCAACGCCTACGCCAGCAGCAAGTTCGCGCAGGAGCTCTACGCGCGTAATTGGGCCCGTTCCACCGGTGGATCGGTGGCGGCCCTGCGCTATCACAACGTGTACGGCCCGGGCATGCCGTCCGACACCCCGTACGCCGGGGTGGCCGCGATCTTCACCTCGGCGCTGCGGCGGGGCCAGGCCCCGCGGGTGTTCGAGGACGGTGGCCAGCGGCGGGACTTCGTCCACGTGCGGGACATCGCCTCGGCCACCGTGGCGGCGGCTGAGGCCGGGGTCGCGGGTACGCGGGCGTACAACGTGGGTTCGGGGACGCCCCGGACGGTGGGGGAGATGGCCACCGCGCTGGCGGTCGCCCTCGCTGGCGCGGCACCGGTGGTGACCGGGGAGTACCGGCTCGGCGACGTCCGGCACATCACCGCCGACTCCTCGCGGGCCCGGGCCGAGCTGGGCTGGTATCCGGCGGAGGACTTCGACGCCGGCATGGCCGAGTTGGCCCACTCCCGTTGA
- a CDS encoding S-methyl-5'-thioadenosine phosphorylase — translation MTNIQAEIGVIGGSGFYSLLSDAAAVTVRTPWGDPSGEITVGRLGERQIAFLPRHGADHRFPPHRVPYRANLWALRSLGVRQIVSASAVGSLKPELGPGTIVVPDQIIDRTYGRGHTYNDSDSGVAHVSFSDPYSVAGRAAALRGSAAAGIEVVDGGTLIVINGPRFSTRAESLDYQRRGASIIGMTGMPEAALARELALEFTGLCLVTDHDAGVEVGGGVTHAEVLEQFATNLPRLRELLVATLSQLPALTGNELYGEVYGNTPPPFELP, via the coding sequence GTGACGAACATTCAGGCCGAGATCGGTGTCATCGGCGGATCCGGTTTCTACTCCTTGCTCAGCGACGCCGCCGCGGTCACGGTGCGCACCCCGTGGGGTGATCCGAGCGGCGAGATCACGGTCGGACGGCTGGGGGAGCGGCAGATCGCGTTCCTGCCTCGGCACGGCGCCGATCACCGCTTTCCGCCGCATCGGGTGCCGTACCGCGCCAACCTGTGGGCGCTGCGCTCGCTGGGCGTGCGCCAGATCGTCTCGGCCTCGGCCGTCGGATCGCTGAAGCCCGAACTCGGGCCGGGCACCATCGTGGTGCCCGATCAGATCATCGATCGCACCTATGGGCGCGGCCACACCTACAACGACTCCGACAGCGGGGTGGCCCATGTCTCCTTCTCCGACCCGTACTCGGTGGCCGGCCGTGCGGCGGCACTGCGGGGCTCGGCGGCGGCCGGAATCGAGGTCGTCGACGGGGGAACCTTGATCGTCATCAACGGCCCGCGCTTCTCCACCCGTGCCGAATCATTGGACTATCAGCGCCGCGGCGCGTCGATCATCGGCATGACCGGCATGCCCGAAGCGGCCCTGGCACGGGAGCTGGCCCTGGAGTTCACCGGCCTGTGCCTGGTCACCGATCATGATGCCGGCGTCGAGGTCGGCGGTGGGGTCACCCACGCCGAGGTGCTCGAACAGTTCGCGACGAACCTGCCCAGGCTTCGTGAGCTGTTGGTGGCGACGCTGTCGCAGTTGCCGGCGCTCACTGGCAACGAGTTGTACGGCGAGGTCTACGGGAACACCCCGCCGCCGTTCGAGCTGCCCTGA